From the genome of Bradyrhizobium elkanii USDA 76, one region includes:
- a CDS encoding globin domain-containing protein produces MTPEQVDLIRTSFDAMWPIRRDLADLCYNRFVELAPDARSLFGGDAEKQRMKMLDMIIALVASLDERPMFQSLITLSGHKHARLGVQPSHFVAMGEALMWSFERKFGAFFTPELRDSWRALYATAQNEMLRAAGRPSSF; encoded by the coding sequence ATGACGCCCGAGCAGGTCGACCTTATAAGGACATCATTTGACGCGATGTGGCCGATTCGTCGCGACCTCGCTGACCTGTGCTACAACAGGTTCGTCGAACTAGCTCCTGATGCAAGGAGCTTGTTCGGCGGCGATGCTGAGAAGCAGCGAATGAAGATGCTGGATATGATCATCGCTCTGGTCGCTTCGCTCGACGAAAGACCGATGTTCCAATCGCTGATCACGCTTTCCGGTCACAAGCACGCCAGACTTGGCGTTCAGCCATCGCACTTTGTCGCAATGGGCGAGGCGCTGATGTGGAGCTTTGAGCGCAAATTCGGCGCTTTTTTCACCCCCGAGTTGAGGGATTCCTGGCGAGCACTTTACGCCACCGCCCAGAACGAGATGCTGCGCGCGGCTGGCCGACCGAGTTCATTCTGA
- a CDS encoding VOC family protein — MALKDVIGEYAFVSKVDVSDLDASVAFYGKKLGLIPDEKYHTSTWRQFRVLPRVAIGLNVHPTGVGTGGAVATLVVDDIEQASNRLQKQGVEVSKIDDVGDGVRLAFFKDPDGNSLGLRQNSPQHPKAAAVGGA, encoded by the coding sequence ATGGCACTGAAAGATGTTATTGGCGAATATGCTTTTGTATCCAAAGTAGATGTATCAGACTTGGATGCCAGCGTGGCGTTCTATGGAAAGAAGCTCGGCTTAATTCCAGACGAAAAGTACCACACGTCGACATGGCGGCAATTCCGTGTGCTTCCACGTGTTGCCATCGGACTGAATGTGCACCCTACCGGAGTCGGAACAGGCGGTGCCGTGGCAACGCTTGTCGTCGATGACATCGAGCAGGCAAGTAACCGATTGCAGAAGCAGGGCGTGGAGGTCAGTAAAATAGATGATGTGGGAGACGGCGTTCGGCTTGCCTTCTTCAAGGATCCCGACGGCAACTCCCTCGGTCTTCGTCAAAACTCTCCGCAGCATCCCAAGGCAGCTGCCGTAGGCGGCGCGTAG
- a CDS encoding radical SAM/SPASM domain-containing protein has translation MLNTSGSQYPAVRCEFILKVDGARPIVYSLDYINTQIYYLAPIEGFALSLLDGQRSISELSVLFKSLLPRTDKPLLDVLRSADTLVRTSPSQTGLGKDGLFDISDEPIADAQSFDPREFIIDPAHFAARKNDPKTSLRLDTPINVYTVFTHRCLTDCVYCYADRCKMTEMPISRWRQIIREMRSLGIWLASPDNGDTFARRDGIDLLECLLENEMHFLLSTKAYVSKDYIKRLIDAGFTKKVRGVIQRQVQLSIDAVDDDVSRRVLCIKRSNVARNQETIENFLSFGIMPKIKAVITGLNHDQPEKIVHRFYERGARVFHFVRYGRSFHRHTDQLFVDEVAIASLRDQFDRIRSRYDDADIVENLTQAPPDQSELDANAARAIWDGRIGCGGGWSALGISPSGKAFLCEQMKMADPFFVGDASYQSIEEIWHGAHLKRFIYPEQMQFAGTACESCPEFETCMWEKGRCYRDAYFSYGTVFHPPPLCPSNYRSGLRLS, from the coding sequence ATGCTCAATACATCAGGTTCACAATATCCCGCCGTCAGATGCGAATTCATTCTCAAGGTCGACGGTGCCCGGCCGATCGTTTATTCGCTCGATTACATCAACACTCAAATCTATTACTTGGCGCCAATCGAAGGCTTTGCGCTGTCCTTGCTTGACGGACAACGATCGATCTCCGAGCTTAGCGTCCTATTTAAGAGCCTGCTCCCGAGAACCGATAAGCCGTTGCTTGACGTGTTGCGCTCCGCCGACACGCTTGTCCGTACGTCGCCCTCGCAGACCGGGCTCGGCAAGGATGGATTGTTCGATATTTCTGATGAGCCGATTGCCGATGCGCAGTCTTTCGATCCGCGCGAGTTCATCATCGATCCAGCTCATTTTGCGGCTCGTAAGAACGATCCGAAGACGTCGCTGCGGCTCGATACGCCGATCAATGTCTATACCGTCTTCACACATCGCTGTCTGACCGACTGCGTTTACTGCTACGCGGATCGCTGCAAGATGACGGAAATGCCGATTTCGCGCTGGCGTCAGATCATTCGCGAGATGCGCAGTCTGGGCATCTGGCTGGCGTCACCGGACAATGGCGACACTTTCGCCCGCCGCGACGGCATCGATCTCCTCGAATGCCTGCTCGAGAACGAGATGCACTTTCTGCTGTCGACCAAGGCCTATGTCAGTAAAGACTACATCAAACGCCTGATCGACGCCGGCTTCACGAAGAAGGTGCGCGGCGTAATCCAGCGTCAGGTGCAGTTAAGCATCGATGCCGTCGACGACGACGTGTCGCGACGCGTGCTGTGCATCAAGAGATCGAACGTCGCCCGCAATCAAGAGACGATCGAGAACTTCCTTTCCTTCGGCATCATGCCTAAGATTAAGGCGGTGATCACCGGCCTCAACCACGACCAGCCGGAGAAGATTGTCCACCGGTTCTACGAGCGCGGGGCGCGGGTCTTCCACTTCGTCCGCTATGGGCGGTCGTTTCACCGGCACACGGACCAGCTCTTTGTCGATGAGGTTGCGATTGCTTCACTGCGCGATCAGTTTGATCGCATCCGCAGCCGTTACGATGACGCCGATATCGTCGAGAATCTCACGCAGGCGCCGCCGGACCAGAGCGAACTCGACGCGAATGCGGCGCGCGCCATTTGGGACGGTCGCATCGGTTGCGGCGGCGGGTGGTCGGCGCTCGGTATCTCGCCGAGTGGGAAGGCCTTCTTGTGCGAACAGATGAAAATGGCGGACCCGTTCTTCGTCGGCGATGCCAGCTATCAGTCGATCGAAGAGATCTGGCACGGCGCGCACCTGAAGCGCTTCATCTATCCTGAGCAAATGCAGTTCGCTGGCACGGCATGTGAATCCTGTCCCGAATTCGAAACCTGCATGTGGGAAAAGGGCCGTTGTTACCGCGACGCCTATTTCTCGTACGGAACTGTGTTCCATCCACCGCCGCTCTGCCCGAGTAACTATCGCTCCGGACTGCGTTTGAGCTGA
- the queD gene encoding 6-carboxytetrahydropterin synthase QueD encodes MRISQAFKFEAAHRLPNVPETHRCHRMHGHSYRIELVLSGRVDPRTGFVIDFFELEQVLGPLLRQLDHHCLNDIHGLENPTVENIAIWIWDKIRPRLQQLSAVKVFETAGCWAEYDGDEP; translated from the coding sequence ATGAGAATATCTCAAGCATTCAAGTTTGAAGCCGCGCACCGGCTGCCGAACGTGCCCGAGACGCATCGCTGCCACAGGATGCACGGTCACTCCTACCGGATCGAACTCGTCTTGAGCGGTCGGGTCGATCCGCGGACGGGCTTCGTGATAGACTTCTTCGAGCTCGAGCAGGTTTTAGGGCCTTTGTTGCGACAACTCGATCACCATTGCCTCAACGATATCCACGGGCTCGAGAATCCGACCGTGGAGAACATCGCGATCTGGATCTGGGACAAGATAAGACCCCGATTGCAGCAACTCTCCGCGGTCAAGGTCTTCGAGACCGCCGGATGCTGGGCCGAATATGATGGAGACGAACCGTGA
- the tnpC gene encoding IS66 family transposase translates to MALSSRLAALSEECSTLATERDAAIAHRDAAIQENDKLLMILSQYKRMIFGPRSETLDIGQLSLFTISAQAARAAANDDVAGGRLPDGAEGRGKRPARRNRGKLPEHLPRIDVVIDIESHSCPCCGEQLHKIGETVKEAFDVIPMQYRIKRIVRPRYGCRRCRQGVVQAPASAQAIDGGMVTEALLAHVAVMKYGYQLPLYRQEQMFAAQGITLDRQTLASWMGRVAWWLKPLHALLHHAVMSYPRLFADETPLPVLDPGRGRTKICQFWAIATDDRPWGGPAPPAVVYVFAEDRKAIRAKRLFGDYRGILQVDGYAAYKGLIKSGSRLMQLAFCFAHARRKFWDVHVATKSPIAAEALQRIAMFYAVEDRIRGLPATQRAAVRQSDTRPLIEDFKPWLEARLLEVSKKSGLGKAIRYTLNHWEGLTRFIDDGRIEIDSNTVERSIKPIGLGKKNYLFAGSEGGAETWAILASLINTAKLHDIDPRHYLTDVLERIVSGRTKINQLNTLLPWHWKAARDGSEAKLAA, encoded by the coding sequence ATGGCGCTATCGTCACGGCTTGCGGCGTTGTCGGAGGAATGCAGCACACTGGCGACCGAGCGTGATGCAGCGATCGCTCACCGCGACGCTGCGATCCAGGAGAACGACAAGCTCCTGATGATCCTGTCCCAGTACAAGCGCATGATCTTCGGTCCGCGCTCCGAGACACTGGATATCGGACAGCTGTCTCTCTTCACCATCAGCGCACAGGCGGCTCGTGCCGCTGCCAACGACGATGTGGCCGGAGGCAGGCTGCCTGACGGAGCGGAGGGCCGTGGAAAGCGACCGGCGCGACGCAACCGCGGGAAGCTTCCGGAGCATTTGCCGCGCATCGATGTCGTGATCGATATCGAGAGCCACAGCTGCCCCTGCTGCGGCGAGCAGCTGCACAAGATCGGGGAGACCGTCAAGGAAGCCTTCGACGTCATTCCGATGCAGTACCGGATCAAGCGCATCGTGCGTCCGCGGTACGGCTGCCGGCGCTGCCGCCAGGGTGTGGTACAGGCACCCGCGTCGGCCCAGGCGATCGACGGTGGAATGGTGACGGAAGCCTTGCTGGCCCACGTCGCGGTGATGAAATACGGCTACCAGCTGCCGCTGTATCGCCAGGAACAGATGTTTGCCGCCCAAGGCATCACGCTCGACCGGCAAACACTGGCCTCGTGGATGGGCCGCGTCGCCTGGTGGCTGAAGCCGCTTCACGCGCTGTTGCACCACGCGGTGATGTCCTATCCGCGGCTGTTTGCCGACGAGACGCCGCTGCCAGTTCTCGATCCCGGCCGTGGCAGAACCAAAATCTGCCAGTTCTGGGCGATCGCCACCGATGACCGCCCATGGGGCGGCCCGGCGCCGCCGGCGGTGGTCTACGTGTTCGCCGAGGATCGCAAGGCGATCCGCGCCAAGCGGCTGTTCGGGGACTATCGCGGCATCCTGCAGGTTGATGGCTATGCCGCCTACAAGGGCTTGATCAAGAGCGGCAGCCGTCTGATGCAGCTGGCGTTCTGCTTCGCGCATGCGCGGCGGAAGTTCTGGGACGTTCACGTCGCGACGAAGTCGCCGATTGCCGCGGAAGCGCTGCAGCGGATCGCGATGTTCTACGCCGTTGAGGATCGCATTCGCGGTTTGCCGGCGACGCAGCGAGCTGCGGTGCGACAATCCGACACCAGACCGCTGATCGAGGACTTCAAGCCCTGGCTCGAAGCGCGACTGCTGGAAGTCTCGAAGAAATCCGGCCTTGGCAAGGCAATCCGCTACACCCTCAACCATTGGGAAGGCCTGACGCGATTCATCGATGATGGGCGCATCGAGATTGACAGCAATACGGTCGAGCGCAGCATCAAGCCGATCGGGTTGGGAAAGAAAAACTATCTGTTCGCCGGTAGTGAAGGCGGGGCCGAGACGTGGGCCATTCTCGCGTCGCTCATCAACACGGCAAAACTTCACGACATCGACCCGCGGCACTATCTTACTGACGTTCTCGAGCGCATCGTCTCCGGACGCACCAAGATCAATCAGCTGAACACGCTGTTGCCGTGGCATTGGAAAGCCGCGCGCGACGGTTCCGAGGCAAAGCTCGCCGCTTGA
- a CDS encoding IS256 family transposase — translation MNETTNILPFRQPSAVDDPLTEILRNGARELLARAVEIELQAFLETTAELKLPDGRARVVRHGFGPARKIATGIGAIEVARPKVRDRGAAGADRIRFTSAILPLWARRTKSLDALLPILYLRGISTGDFQEALSALLGKDAPNLSPSVISGLKAQWQGEYERWQNRDLSARRYVYVWADGVFLQARMEDHSECMLVLIGATPEGKKELIGFQVGVRESAQSWRELLIDIRRRGLQVAPELAVGDGALGFWKALDEVFPGTRRQRCWQHKTVNVLNKVPSSVQSGMKKALQDICMAPSRAAAELALEAFAEKYGAKYARAVDCLAKDRDDLLAFYDFPAEHWIHLRTTNPIESVFATVRHRTVRTKGSLSPQTAKLMVFKLIDAASKTWRRLKGTNQLPKIIAGVRFADGIEVIPTQQSHAA, via the coding sequence ATGAACGAGACTACCAACATCCTGCCCTTTCGTCAGCCGTCTGCGGTTGACGATCCACTGACAGAAATTCTGCGGAACGGAGCCCGTGAGTTGCTCGCCCGGGCCGTCGAGATCGAACTGCAGGCATTTCTGGAGACGACGGCGGAGCTGAAGCTGCCGGATGGCCGTGCCAGGGTGGTGCGGCACGGCTTTGGCCCTGCGCGTAAGATTGCCACGGGGATCGGCGCGATCGAGGTCGCCCGGCCCAAGGTCAGAGACCGCGGTGCGGCCGGAGCTGATCGGATCCGCTTCACCTCGGCGATCCTGCCGCTGTGGGCGCGGCGGACGAAGAGCCTGGATGCCCTGCTGCCGATCCTCTATTTGCGCGGCATCTCGACCGGCGATTTCCAGGAAGCGCTTTCGGCGCTGCTCGGCAAGGATGCACCGAACCTGTCGCCATCGGTGATCTCGGGCCTGAAGGCGCAATGGCAGGGCGAGTACGAGCGCTGGCAGAACCGCGATCTGTCGGCCCGGCGCTATGTCTACGTCTGGGCCGACGGCGTCTTCCTGCAGGCCCGGATGGAGGACCACAGCGAATGCATGCTGGTTTTGATCGGCGCGACGCCCGAGGGCAAGAAGGAGTTGATCGGCTTCCAGGTCGGCGTGCGCGAGAGCGCCCAGAGCTGGCGCGAGCTTCTGATCGACATTCGTCGGCGCGGACTGCAGGTCGCGCCAGAACTGGCGGTCGGCGACGGCGCACTCGGCTTCTGGAAGGCGCTGGACGAAGTCTTCCCCGGCACGCGGCGGCAGCGCTGCTGGCAGCACAAGACCGTCAACGTGCTCAACAAGGTTCCGAGCTCCGTGCAGAGCGGCATGAAGAAGGCTTTGCAGGACATCTGCATGGCGCCGAGCCGAGCTGCCGCGGAGCTTGCACTCGAAGCCTTCGCCGAGAAATACGGTGCAAAATATGCGCGCGCAGTTGATTGCCTGGCCAAGGATCGCGACGATCTGCTGGCGTTCTATGACTTCCCTGCGGAGCATTGGATCCACTTGCGAACCACCAATCCAATCGAAAGCGTGTTCGCCACGGTGCGGCACCGGACGGTTCGGACCAAAGGATCGCTGTCGCCGCAGACCGCGAAGCTGATGGTGTTCAAGCTCATCGATGCTGCGTCCAAAACCTGGCGCCGATTGAAAGGAACAAATCAGTTGCCCAAGATCATCGCTGGTGTCAGATTCGCCGACGGCATCGAGGTCATTCCGACCCAGCAAAGCCACGCCGCCTGA
- a CDS encoding 7-cyano-7-deazaguanine synthase yields the protein MTRSALVLFSGGHDSTTCLAWALTRYDSRAVRHGVLHDGLGTREGGRLRRPQRALLPNDTILQLPASI from the coding sequence ATGACAAGATCTGCACTCGTGCTTTTCTCTGGAGGCCATGATTCTACGACCTGCCTTGCCTGGGCGTTGACGCGCTACGACAGCCGCGCGGTTCGTCACGGCGTGCTCCATGATGGGCTGGGGACTCGAGAAGGCGGGCGTCTCAGGCGACCGCAGCGCGCGCTTCTGCCGAACGACACCATCCTGCAGCTGCCGGCCAGCATCTGA
- the tnpB gene encoding IS66 family insertion sequence element accessory protein TnpB (TnpB, as the term is used for proteins encoded by IS66 family insertion elements, is considered an accessory protein, since TnpC, encoded by a neighboring gene, is a DDE family transposase.), translating into MIGLRAGLSIWIATQPVDFRRGMDSLAMLVSEAFGADPFDGGLYVFRSKRRDRVKILTWDGSGLVLYYKRIEGQFTWPPIKEGVMSLSHAQLSVLLDGSDWKRVPMRPVDQPVRAG; encoded by the coding sequence ATGATCGGGCTTCGAGCTGGGTTGTCGATCTGGATTGCGACGCAGCCGGTCGATTTCCGCCGCGGCATGGACTCGCTGGCGATGCTGGTGAGCGAGGCCTTTGGAGCCGATCCGTTCGACGGCGGACTTTATGTCTTCCGCTCCAAGCGCCGAGATCGCGTGAAGATCCTGACCTGGGATGGAAGCGGCCTTGTCCTTTACTACAAAAGAATCGAGGGGCAGTTCACCTGGCCGCCGATCAAGGAAGGCGTCATGTCGCTATCTCATGCTCAGCTCTCGGTGCTGCTCGATGGCTCGGACTGGAAGCGTGTGCCGATGCGACCTGTGGATCAGCCGGTACGAGCTGGTTGA
- the tnpA gene encoding IS66-like element accessory protein TnpA, whose translation MSKDSRKDSDKDRHIPILEHGADTLQRVEIITGTGRRRRWSTDAKATIVAESFAPGASVSAVARRHDISPSLLFLWRRQATRSQVAEHGDRGMPVGFVPVAITGRSGPSEEQATIEIEVGAVRIRVRGTVDRQALCEVLAAVGTVGR comes from the coding sequence ATGTCCAAGGATAGTCGTAAGGATAGCGATAAGGATAGGCATATACCTATCCTCGAACACGGCGCTGACACGCTGCAGCGTGTCGAGATCATCACCGGGACGGGCCGGCGTCGGCGCTGGTCGACCGATGCAAAGGCGACGATTGTCGCGGAGAGTTTTGCGCCGGGTGCAAGCGTGTCCGCGGTGGCTCGGCGACACGACATCAGTCCAAGCTTGTTGTTCCTGTGGCGTCGCCAGGCCACGCGGTCGCAGGTCGCGGAGCACGGGGACAGAGGCATGCCAGTTGGCTTTGTGCCGGTCGCGATCACCGGCCGTAGCGGCCCGAGTGAGGAGCAGGCGACGATCGAGATCGAGGTCGGCGCGGTTCGCATCCGTGTTAGGGGGACAGTCGACCGGCAGGCACTGTGCGAGGTGCTGGCGGCGGTCGGGACGGTTGGTCGATGA
- a CDS encoding tyrosine-type recombinase/integrase yields MGLERDDVDLDAGVLTDRLTKFGKSRLVPLHPTTRTALRDYAHRPDAMLGSRCGSTFFVAEQGGRLLHQYVHRVFWRLSREVGLRRPGDRTGPRVHDFRHRLAIQTLFDWYREGKDVEQQLPVLSTYLGHACVRDLLVSLGLPPS; encoded by the coding sequence ATGGGCCTGGAGCGTGATGACGTCGACCTCGACGCCGGCGTGCTGACGGACCGGCTGACCAAGTTCGGCAAGTCGCGGCTCGTGCCATTGCATCCGACGACGCGAACCGCGTTGCGCGACTACGCTCACCGGCCCGACGCGATGCTCGGATCACGCTGCGGCTCGACCTTCTTCGTTGCCGAACAGGGAGGCCGCTTGCTGCACCAGTACGTTCATCGCGTCTTCTGGCGATTGTCCCGAGAGGTCGGGCTGCGGCGCCCAGGTGATCGTACCGGGCCACGCGTGCACGACTTCCGTCATCGCCTCGCCATCCAGACGCTGTTCGACTGGTATCGCGAAGGCAAGGACGTCGAGCAGCAACTCCCAGTGCTCTCCACTTACCTCGGCCACGCCTGCGTGCGTGACCTACTGGTATCTCTCGGCCTGCCACCGAGTTGA
- a CDS encoding thioesterase II family protein: MVITTLRRIPEAVINDPEMMSALIKPMRADVEILETYRPEAPVRLACPTTLLGGEDDPVVRPDLLERWASHVHAFVPVLLPGGHFYFRKSLPVLIDLVVSTLRPVLRAMPR; this comes from the coding sequence TTGGTCATTACGACACTACGACGGATACCCGAGGCGGTGATCAATGACCCGGAGATGATGAGCGCGTTGATCAAGCCGATGCGGGCGGACGTCGAGATCTTGGAGACCTATCGTCCCGAAGCTCCCGTGCGCCTTGCCTGCCCGACGACGCTGCTGGGCGGCGAGGACGATCCCGTCGTGCGCCCGGACCTTCTCGAGCGATGGGCAAGCCACGTGCACGCATTCGTGCCCGTGCTGCTTCCCGGCGGCCACTTCTACTTTCGCAAGTCTTTGCCGGTGTTAATCGACCTCGTGGTGTCGACGCTCAGGCCGGTGCTGCGCGCGATGCCTCGCTAA
- a CDS encoding DUF3892 domain-containing protein encodes MTRRITCITKLPNHQDRHRRIQAVGGSAWRDSEETAIANVKRDKSAYDVTEQGKTVKVIVKKHDGREYLKTENDHFLPDNLLSLPDCS; translated from the coding sequence ATGACTCGCCGTATCACCTGCATTACCAAGCTGCCTAACCATCAAGACCGCCATCGGCGTATTCAAGCAGTCGGTGGTTCAGCATGGCGAGATTCGGAAGAAACAGCCATTGCAAACGTCAAACGCGACAAAAGCGCTTATGATGTCACTGAGCAGGGTAAGACAGTCAAGGTGATCGTCAAAAAACACGATGGCCGCGAGTACCTAAAGACCGAGAATGATCATTTTCTTCCCGACAATCTTCTGAGCCTTCCGGATTGCTCGTGA
- a CDS encoding 4'-phosphopantetheinyl transferase family protein: MWPTARPTDVAPALGRGDVHLWLVELDGACDTGRLLPVLSDAERMVAAGHRADERRRRYIVAHAALRQVLQACVHISAADLVFATSRFGKPRAVLPRVAADPLQPVAWRTPMPDRHRARWGRRSRHRADRSPRRHQFHGDRGAQ; the protein is encoded by the coding sequence ATGTGGCCCACCGCCCGACCTACCGATGTCGCGCCTGCGCTCGGGCGCGGCGACGTGCACCTGTGGCTGGTCGAGCTGGATGGTGCCTGCGACACCGGCCGGCTGCTGCCGGTGCTTTCCGATGCGGAGCGCATGGTCGCGGCCGGCCACCGGGCGGATGAACGCCGCCGGCGCTACATCGTCGCGCATGCCGCCTTGCGGCAGGTGCTGCAGGCCTGCGTCCACATCAGCGCCGCCGATCTGGTCTTCGCCACCAGCCGCTTCGGCAAGCCGCGCGCCGTCCTACCGCGCGTTGCCGCCGATCCACTTCAGCCTGTCGCATGGCGGACGCCGATGCCTGATAGGCATCGCGCGCGGTGGGGACGTAGGAGTCGACATCGAGCCGATCGATCGCCGAGGCGACATCAGTTCCATGGCGATCGCGGTGCTCAGTGA
- a CDS encoding radical SAM/SPASM domain-containing protein: protein MTAAVRLKPSAFNVKLRHEGRHLAFNSIIAYSLEMSEAQARVFNDALDEVAQSGSCKDEALLRCLYALGFVVPADHDELAVQRAVFQATKASTETLRFTIAPTMACNLHCSYCFQQDFAPCKTMRPDIERGIIEFARRKLEGCKTLVVQWFGGEPLLRYKRIVAMTEAFQRVCAERGVNYYAEILTNGVLLTPEIIANLPKLAVKAIQIPLDGDVDTYARRKGVSRERAQAYHDVLVDHMHALVDATGSVTIRINVDRENPAAGYDVVRMFKRKGCVDPRIDFRLGFLNNRDGIVDCIPHDCLSDVEFSDTEAEFRRFLVEQGYRVYGEPGPRKFPCSAPLRNNFTIDPTGRIGKCVPVIGTDESVFSCIYPDDIARTMRETSISNAPYSDFDPYGSVCRNCELLPVCLGSCPRSHAPEHSVICPLKQGLAKTLAFYRLHG from the coding sequence ATGACCGCCGCCGTCCGGCTTAAGCCGTCCGCCTTCAACGTCAAGTTGCGGCACGAGGGCAGGCACCTTGCTTTCAATAGTATCATTGCCTACTCGCTGGAGATGAGCGAGGCGCAGGCGCGTGTTTTCAACGATGCGCTCGATGAAGTGGCTCAATCCGGGTCGTGCAAGGACGAGGCGCTACTGCGTTGCCTTTATGCGCTCGGCTTCGTGGTACCGGCCGACCATGACGAACTGGCGGTGCAACGGGCGGTTTTCCAGGCAACGAAGGCAAGCACCGAGACCTTGCGGTTCACAATTGCGCCGACCATGGCCTGCAATTTGCACTGCAGCTACTGCTTCCAACAGGACTTTGCACCCTGCAAGACCATGCGGCCGGACATCGAGCGCGGCATTATCGAGTTCGCGCGGCGTAAGTTGGAGGGCTGCAAGACGCTGGTGGTGCAGTGGTTCGGGGGCGAGCCGTTGCTGCGTTACAAACGTATTGTCGCGATGACTGAGGCGTTCCAGCGCGTCTGTGCTGAGCGCGGCGTCAACTATTACGCGGAAATATTGACAAACGGCGTTCTGCTCACGCCTGAGATCATCGCAAACTTGCCCAAGCTGGCGGTCAAGGCGATCCAGATCCCGCTGGACGGTGACGTCGATACCTACGCACGGCGGAAGGGTGTCAGCCGTGAACGAGCCCAGGCGTACCACGACGTCTTGGTCGACCACATGCACGCGCTGGTGGATGCGACGGGCAGCGTGACGATCAGGATTAACGTCGATCGGGAGAACCCCGCCGCCGGCTACGACGTGGTCAGGATGTTCAAACGGAAGGGGTGTGTCGACCCGCGTATCGATTTCCGGCTCGGCTTTCTCAACAACCGCGATGGTATTGTCGACTGTATTCCGCACGATTGCTTATCGGATGTCGAATTCTCCGATACGGAGGCGGAGTTCCGTCGCTTCCTGGTCGAGCAGGGCTACCGCGTCTATGGCGAGCCCGGGCCGCGCAAATTTCCATGCTCTGCACCGTTACGAAACAACTTCACCATAGATCCCACTGGACGCATCGGCAAATGCGTGCCGGTAATTGGTACCGACGAATCCGTGTTCAGCTGCATTTATCCCGACGACATCGCGCGCACCATGCGGGAGACGAGCATATCGAATGCGCCCTATTCGGATTTCGACCCCTATGGGAGTGTCTGCCGCAATTGTGAATTGTTGCCGGTGTGCCTTGGCTCATGCCCGCGCTCGCATGCCCCGGAACATTCTGTGATTTGTCCACTCAAACAAGGATTGGCAAAGACTCTTGCCTTCTATCGCCTGCATGGCTGA